In Zea mays cultivar B73 chromosome 7, Zm-B73-REFERENCE-NAM-5.0, whole genome shotgun sequence, the following proteins share a genomic window:
- the LOC109939294 gene encoding uncharacterized protein yields MEGEVKGGTVWTDENGKEINKGDDEYINKPLPYYGNLATIFGDSVATGQFVKTSSEPLAVDVEEDEMNVGTPSSTSIDKEDTAGSGNRPSKRAKKDENVVDPLVHAFELGTQTIACAIRDAASKKALPPGLFEAVDSLPGFELEHKAKYYPYLLNNPNVAQGFVEVPLLYKLSMLTEFINGNM; encoded by the exons ATGGAAGGAGAGGTTAAAGGTGGAACTGTTTGGACA GATGAGAATGGAAAGGAGATCAACAAGGGTGATGATGAGTACATAAACAAGCCTCTTCCATACTATGGAAATCTAGCTACCATCTTCGGTGATAGTGTTGCAACAGGTCAATTTGTGAAGACCTCAAGTGAACCTCTTGCTGTTGATGTTGAAGAGGATGAGATGAATGTTGGAACACCATCAAGTACTTCCATTGACAAAGAAGACACAGCGGGTTCAGGCAATAGGCCCTCCAAGAGAGCTAAGAAGGATGAAAATGTAGTTGATCCTTTGGTTCACGCCTTTGAACTTGGTACTCAAACCATAGCTTGTGCTATACGAGATGCTGCATCAAAGAAAGCGTTGCCACCAGGTTTGTTTGAAGCTGTGGATAGTCTTCCTGGTTTTGAGCTTGAGCACAAGGCTAAGTACTATCCTTATTTGCTAAACAATCCTAATGTTGCACAAGGGTTTGTGGAGGTGCCATTGCTGTACAAGCTTAGTATGCTTACTGAGTTCATTAATGGTAATATGTAG
- the LOC103633679 gene encoding protein ALP1-like, protein MALSLRLSLWQRLSLCLFFVDCKLIHSLLIGNQIDCTKKESQEQLHLRKRHGHAPVGQITYAPIDERDRKRTEYLNDKIWKNDVTCVNMIRLSRASFFRFCKLIRDRGLLQDTTHMCVEQQVAMFLHTIGHNVRNRVVATNFGRSGETVSRYFNKVLHAIGELRTDFIKPPSSTTPSKIQGNPRWDPYFKDCIGAIDGTHIRASVPKELEPAFRGRKSYTTQNVMAVVDFDLRFTCVIAGWEGTAHDASILRDALERPNGLRVPQGKFYLVDAGYGAKPGFLPPYRGVRYHLNEWGSNPVQNEKELFNLRHSSLRVTVERAFGSLKRRFKILDDAIPFFPFPTQVEVVIAACIIHNWVIEDGGDDFIIAENDDLPGIIHQTSTHGQATEHAFMVNFRQELANAMWQDRQQYYSNAP, encoded by the exons ATGGCTCTCTCCCTGCGTCTCTCCCTCTGGCAGCGCCTATCCCTGTGTCTATTTTTTGTTGATTGTAAACTAATTCACTCTTTGTTGATTGGAAATCAGATTGATTGCACAAAGAAGGAGAGCCAAGAACAACTGCACCTAAG AAAACGACATGGTCATGCACCCGTAGGACAAATTACTTATGCTCCAATTGATGAGAGGGATAGGAAGCGAACTGAGTATCTCAATGATAAAATTTGGAAGAATGATGTTACTTGTGTCAATATGATTAGGCTTAGTAGAGCATCGTTCTTTCGCTTTTGTAAACTTATTAGGGATCGAGGTTTATTACAAGACACTACACACATGTGTGTTGAGCAACAAGTTGCTATGTTTTTACACACAATTGGCCATAATGTTAGGAATAGAGTAGTTGCCACTAATTTTGGTAGGTCCGGGGAAACCGTTAGTCGGTACTTCAATAAAGTGCTTCATGCAATTGGAGAGCTACGCACTGACTTCATTAAGCCACCATCATCGACGACACCATCTAAAATTCAAGGGAACCCACGCTGGGATCCTTAttttaag GATTGTATTGGGGCCATCGACGGAACACATATTCGGGCGTCTGTTCCTAAGGAATTGGAACCTGCATTTCGTGGTAGGAAGAGTTACACTACACAAAATGTAATGGCAGTCGTAGACTTCGATCTACGGTTCACATGTGTTATAGCTGGTTGGGAGGGAACAGCCCATGACGCTTCAATATTACGAGATGCTTTAGAACGGCCAAATGGTCTTCGTGTTCCTCAAG GCAAGTTCTACCTAGTTGATGCCGGATATGGAGCCAAGCCGGGTTTCCTGCCTCCATATCGTGGTGTGAGGTACCACTTGAATGAGTGGGGCAGCAACCCGGTGCAAAATGAGAAGGAATTGTTCAACCTTAGGCACTCATCTCTCAGGGTAACAGTAGAACGTGCATTTGGTTCTTTGAAGAGGCGATTCAAAATTCTTGATGATGCAATACCATTTTTTCCATTCCCTACCCAAGTAGAAGTTGTTATTGCTGCTTGCATTATCCATAATTGGGTCATAGAAGATGGCGGTGATGATTTCATTATAGCCGAAAATGATGACCTCCCTGGCATTATCCATCAAACATCAACACATGGACAAGCAACAGAACATGCCTTCATGGTTAATTTTAGGCAAGAACTTGCAAATGCCATGTGGCAAGACCGTCAACAATATTATTCTAATGCACCATGA